From one Luteolibacter sp. SL250 genomic stretch:
- a CDS encoding glycoside hydrolase family 32 protein, which yields MKSPSLPFSFLLLASTVLHAADDISLADFEGDSYAPWVVEGKAFGGAPARGTLPGQMKVEGYVGGGLANSFAGGDRAKGRLVSPEFQVSRKYVRFLIGGGGWKEQTVMHLRVDGKTVRSATGRNIRSGGSEKLSAAWWDVEEFAGRRAVIEIIDDREGTWGHINVDQIVLTDDKGDASPAIHGVEMPGGITRRVKVDGDFLQLPVMRNPDRERPDFQRLELSAGGRVVRYLHVVMPAAGRQPDFWYSLDVRAFKGREVELRYASADSGVLDRLAFGDREIIDPAAYDGPHRPRFHFSPRIGWMNDINGIYYQDGLYHLFYQYNPVATAYGAGFDMHWGHSVSRDLLRWEEWPVVLFPEATGKAYSGTTVMQHQPIPGVNDGVKLPAPAMFFTATDPNSQHLATTRDGGRTWQRHPGNPVVPPLGDGDRDPKVVWHEASQHYVMVLYVGEGGDTYRFLRSKDLTKWETTSVIPGWYECPEFFPVKSPTTGEELMLLYGCYRGTPPGAEKPVRYESCYQLGRFDGKTFTPVTEIRPAHLGPAFYGALVFMNEPQGRTVMMGWARGTRFPDEPFNQCATVPLEMKLRAIDGRDTLCYEPVAEIAALRGTPLLAEKNLTTAQANEKLAGVPKDASLDVVVRFRQSPAASVGVKVRGVHFQYDAAAKEISLNGKSTAVHPSGTLDARILIDRGIIEAFWNGGEAAHATGSLHTDDGPALAFGGEAEIEEITVHPMKDIRKGKE from the coding sequence ATGAAATCTCCCTCACTCCCGTTTTCCTTCCTTCTGCTCGCCTCCACCGTGCTCCATGCGGCGGATGACATTTCTTTGGCGGACTTCGAGGGGGACAGCTACGCGCCGTGGGTGGTGGAGGGAAAGGCGTTCGGGGGCGCACCCGCGCGTGGCACGCTGCCCGGCCAGATGAAGGTGGAGGGCTATGTGGGTGGGGGGCTGGCGAATTCCTTTGCCGGTGGGGACAGGGCGAAGGGGCGGCTGGTATCGCCGGAGTTCCAGGTCAGCCGGAAATACGTCCGCTTCCTCATCGGCGGTGGCGGGTGGAAGGAGCAGACGGTCATGCACCTGCGGGTGGACGGAAAGACGGTCCGCAGCGCCACGGGGCGGAACATCCGCAGCGGAGGGAGCGAGAAACTCTCCGCCGCGTGGTGGGACGTGGAGGAGTTCGCGGGACGGCGGGCCGTCATCGAGATCATTGACGACCGGGAGGGAACCTGGGGACACATCAACGTGGACCAGATCGTCCTCACGGATGACAAGGGGGATGCCTCCCCGGCGATCCATGGCGTGGAAATGCCGGGCGGCATCACCCGCAGGGTGAAGGTGGACGGGGACTTCCTGCAGCTCCCGGTGATGCGGAATCCGGACCGGGAGCGGCCGGATTTCCAGCGGCTGGAGCTTTCCGCCGGAGGCCGGGTGGTGCGCTACCTGCACGTGGTGATGCCGGCGGCGGGGCGGCAGCCGGACTTCTGGTATTCGCTCGATGTGCGCGCGTTCAAGGGGCGGGAGGTGGAGCTGCGCTACGCCTCCGCCGACAGCGGCGTGCTGGACCGGCTGGCGTTCGGCGACCGGGAAATCATCGACCCGGCGGCCTACGATGGGCCGCACCGTCCGCGGTTCCACTTCAGCCCTCGCATCGGCTGGATGAACGACATCAACGGCATCTATTATCAGGACGGCCTCTATCATTTGTTCTACCAATACAACCCGGTGGCCACGGCGTATGGCGCGGGCTTTGACATGCACTGGGGGCACTCCGTGAGCAGGGACCTGCTGCGCTGGGAGGAATGGCCGGTGGTGCTTTTCCCGGAGGCGACAGGGAAGGCCTACTCCGGCACCACCGTCATGCAGCACCAGCCCATCCCCGGCGTGAACGATGGGGTGAAACTGCCCGCTCCGGCGATGTTCTTCACTGCGACGGACCCGAACTCCCAGCACCTGGCGACTACCCGTGACGGCGGCCGGACGTGGCAGCGGCATCCGGGAAATCCGGTCGTCCCGCCGCTCGGCGACGGTGACCGCGACCCGAAGGTGGTCTGGCATGAAGCAAGCCAGCACTATGTGATGGTGCTCTACGTGGGCGAGGGAGGGGACACCTACCGTTTCCTGCGGTCGAAGGACCTGACGAAATGGGAGACCACCAGCGTGATCCCCGGGTGGTATGAGTGCCCGGAGTTTTTCCCGGTGAAGTCACCCACCACCGGCGAGGAGCTGATGCTGCTCTACGGTTGCTACCGTGGCACGCCACCGGGAGCGGAAAAGCCGGTGCGTTACGAATCCTGCTACCAGCTCGGGCGGTTCGACGGAAAGACCTTCACCCCGGTCACGGAGATCCGCCCCGCGCACCTGGGTCCGGCTTTTTATGGGGCGCTGGTCTTCATGAACGAGCCGCAGGGCCGCACGGTCATGATGGGCTGGGCGCGTGGCACCCGCTTCCCGGATGAGCCGTTCAACCAGTGCGCGACCGTCCCGCTGGAGATGAAGCTCAGGGCCATCGATGGCCGGGACACGCTCTGCTATGAGCCGGTGGCGGAGATCGCCGCGCTGCGCGGGACCCCGCTGCTCGCGGAAAAGAACCTCACCACCGCGCAGGCGAACGAAAAGCTGGCGGGCGTGCCGAAGGACGCCTCCCTGGATGTGGTGGTGCGCTTCCGCCAGTCTCCCGCGGCCTCCGTGGGGGTGAAGGTCCGCGGGGTCCACTTCCAGTATGATGCCGCGGCGAAGGAGATCTCCCTCAACGGGAAAAGCACCGCCGTGCATCCCAGCGGCACGCTGGACGCGAGGATCCTCATCGACCGCGGGATCATCGAGGCATTCTGGAACGGCGGGGAGGCGGCCCATGCCACCGGCTCCCTCCACACGGATGACGGACCGGCGTTGGCGTTCGGCGGGGAGGCGGAGATCGAGGAGATCACCGTCCATCCGATGAAGGACATCCGGAAGGGGAAGGAGTGA
- a CDS encoding GDSL-type esterase/lipase family protein: MKPIIVLLSLAALISLTAVFHAQPAVTAENSAIVPVGKLEKDFYDWDKRHAEILAIKDRINPEIVLIGDSITHFWGGEPFQPKGNRGEEAWKDLFGGRKVLNLGFGWDRTQNVLYRIQEGELDGLKPKLVVLHIGTNNLSTSKNAPTNTPAQVAEGIDAIIAAVKKKCPDTKIVLMGVFPRGEKAEHPIRATIAEINAILAKTYASQPGVTYLDITKKFLNPDGSMSKEIMGDFLHPSAKGYAIWAEALKPHLP, translated from the coding sequence ATGAAACCCATCATCGTCCTGCTGTCGCTCGCGGCGCTCATTTCCCTCACCGCGGTCTTCCACGCCCAGCCCGCCGTCACCGCGGAGAACAGCGCCATCGTCCCGGTGGGCAAGCTGGAGAAGGACTTCTACGACTGGGACAAGCGGCACGCGGAGATTCTCGCCATCAAGGACCGCATCAACCCGGAGATCGTCCTCATCGGTGACTCCATCACCCACTTCTGGGGCGGGGAGCCGTTCCAGCCGAAGGGCAACCGCGGTGAGGAGGCCTGGAAGGACCTGTTCGGCGGAAGGAAGGTGCTCAACCTCGGCTTCGGCTGGGACCGCACGCAGAACGTCCTGTACCGCATCCAGGAAGGTGAGCTGGACGGCCTGAAGCCGAAGCTCGTCGTGCTGCACATCGGCACCAACAACCTCTCCACCTCGAAGAACGCTCCGACGAATACGCCCGCGCAGGTCGCGGAGGGCATCGACGCCATCATCGCCGCCGTGAAGAAGAAGTGCCCGGACACGAAGATCGTCCTCATGGGCGTCTTCCCCCGCGGCGAGAAGGCGGAACACCCCATCCGCGCGACGATCGCGGAGATCAACGCCATCCTGGCGAAGACCTACGCCAGCCAACCCGGCGTCACCTACCTGGACATCACGAAGAAATTCCTCAATCCCGACGGCTCCATGTCGAAGGAGATCATGGGTGATTTCCTCCACCCGTCCGCCAAGGGCTACGCCATCTGGGCGGAGGCGCTGAAACCGCATCTGCCGTAA
- a CDS encoding multidrug efflux RND transporter permease subunit gives MSISTPFIRRPIATALLTVALVLVGLVAFPNLSVAPLPQVEFPTIQVSASMPGASPETMASSVATPLENQFSKIPGITQMTSNSGLGSVSVTIQFDLDVDIDAAAQEVQSAISAASGQLPTDLPSPPSYRKVNPADSPILILNLTSDVLPLTEVSDYGNNVIAQQLSQIQGVAQVDVMGERKPAVRVQVDPGKLASLGLTLEDVRGVIASSTVNSPKGSLNGPRQSYSIYANDQLLKAEPYNDLILAYRNGAPVRVRDVGRAVDGPEDSRSAALVDNRRGVGLIVRKQADANVLETIQRIQDILPSLQAAIPPAMKVEISSDRSGSIRSSVEEVELHLVLTMALVTLVVFLFLRDVRATLISSAVVPISIITTFAVMYVLDFSLNNLSLMALTISVGFVIDDAIVMLENIYRHIEDGMKPMDAALKGAGEIGFTIISITLSLIAVFIPVLLMGGIVGRLFREFAITVTVAVLVSGFVSLTFVPMMCAKFLRHHQVPDAKTLRGKFERLLERFFQAMERTYERMLRFVLRHGRLTLLSLLLTIAVTGWVFVKMPKGFFPQQDIGLMLVTVEAPPDISYDAMYGIAQDVGGILMADPGISGFQNRIGGGRGGANNSSRYFVTLKPRGERENIMEVIDRLRAKTSRIPGVTVFYQARQDLNVGGLLSKTQYQYTLRSANMDELNAWAPRILEKLKKVPELRDVASDQEAAAPALDIEIDREAASRFGIETRDINNTLYNAFGERQITQFYTQVSQYKVIIEVPPELQEDPSTFDRIFVKSPVTNGQVPLSSLIKFNTDSAKPLTVNHLGQYPAVTISFNLAPGKALGDAVTAVERATAEMGVPPSLTGTFQGAAQAFQSSLRTQPYLILAAIIAIYIILGMLYESFIHPLTILSTLPSAGLGALLTLWAFGHDVGVIAIIGILLLIGIVKKNAIMMIDFAIEAERDRGMPPDEAIFEACIKRFRPIMMTTIAAMIGGIPLALGHGDGSELRQPLGYAIVGGLILSQALTLFTTPVVYLFFDRLVQRKKAGREQRKALPAPEAEPA, from the coding sequence ATGAGCATCTCCACCCCGTTCATCCGCCGGCCCATCGCCACCGCGCTGCTCACCGTGGCGCTGGTCCTCGTCGGCCTGGTGGCGTTCCCCAACCTCTCCGTGGCGCCCCTGCCGCAGGTGGAGTTCCCCACCATCCAGGTTTCCGCCAGCATGCCGGGGGCCAGTCCGGAAACGATGGCCTCCTCCGTGGCCACGCCGCTGGAAAACCAGTTCTCCAAGATCCCGGGTATCACCCAGATGACCTCCAACAGCGGCCTCGGCAGCGTGTCCGTCACCATCCAGTTCGACCTGGACGTGGACATCGACGCCGCCGCGCAGGAGGTGCAGTCCGCCATCAGCGCGGCCAGCGGCCAGCTTCCCACGGACCTGCCAAGCCCGCCCAGCTACCGCAAGGTGAACCCGGCGGACTCCCCCATCCTCATCCTCAACCTCACCTCCGACGTCCTCCCCCTCACCGAGGTCAGCGACTACGGGAACAACGTCATCGCCCAGCAGCTTTCGCAGATCCAGGGCGTGGCACAGGTGGACGTGATGGGTGAACGCAAGCCCGCCGTCCGCGTCCAGGTGGACCCCGGCAAGCTCGCCTCCCTCGGCCTCACTCTGGAGGATGTGCGCGGGGTCATCGCCTCCTCCACGGTCAACTCGCCCAAAGGGAGCCTCAACGGCCCGCGCCAGAGCTACTCCATCTACGCGAACGACCAGCTCCTCAAGGCGGAACCCTACAACGATCTGATCCTCGCCTACCGCAACGGCGCGCCGGTCCGCGTCCGGGATGTGGGCCGCGCGGTCGATGGACCGGAAGATTCCCGCTCCGCGGCGCTGGTGGACAACCGCCGCGGCGTCGGCCTCATCGTCCGCAAGCAGGCGGACGCCAACGTGCTGGAAACCATCCAGCGCATCCAGGACATCCTCCCCTCCCTCCAGGCCGCCATCCCGCCCGCGATGAAGGTCGAGATCAGCTCGGACCGCAGCGGCTCCATCCGCTCGTCGGTGGAGGAGGTGGAACTCCACCTGGTCCTGACCATGGCGCTCGTCACCCTGGTCGTGTTCCTTTTCCTGCGTGACGTCCGCGCCACCCTCATTTCCAGCGCCGTCGTCCCCATTTCCATCATCACGACCTTCGCGGTGATGTATGTCCTGGATTTCAGCCTGAACAACCTCTCGCTGATGGCCCTCACCATCTCCGTCGGCTTCGTGATCGATGACGCCATCGTGATGCTGGAGAACATCTACCGCCACATCGAGGACGGCATGAAGCCCATGGACGCGGCGTTGAAAGGCGCGGGCGAGATCGGCTTCACCATCATCTCCATCACCCTCTCCCTCATCGCCGTCTTCATCCCCGTGCTGCTCATGGGGGGCATCGTCGGGCGTCTGTTCCGGGAGTTCGCCATCACGGTGACCGTCGCGGTGCTGGTCTCCGGCTTCGTGTCCCTGACCTTCGTCCCCATGATGTGCGCGAAGTTCCTCCGCCACCACCAGGTGCCGGACGCGAAGACACTGCGGGGCAAGTTCGAGCGGCTGCTCGAACGGTTCTTCCAGGCCATGGAGCGGACCTATGAGAGGATGCTGCGCTTCGTCCTCCGCCACGGCCGCCTGACCCTCCTCTCGCTGCTCCTGACCATCGCGGTGACCGGCTGGGTGTTCGTCAAGATGCCCAAGGGATTCTTCCCGCAGCAGGACATCGGCCTCATGCTGGTGACGGTCGAGGCGCCGCCCGACATCTCCTACGACGCGATGTATGGCATCGCCCAGGACGTGGGCGGCATCCTCATGGCCGACCCGGGGATCTCCGGATTCCAGAACCGCATCGGCGGCGGCCGCGGCGGCGCGAACAACAGCAGCCGCTACTTCGTCACCCTGAAGCCACGCGGGGAGCGTGAGAACATCATGGAGGTGATCGACCGCCTGCGGGCGAAGACCTCCCGCATCCCCGGTGTCACCGTGTTCTATCAGGCCCGGCAGGACCTGAACGTCGGCGGCCTGCTCTCGAAAACCCAGTACCAATACACCCTGCGCAGCGCCAACATGGACGAACTCAACGCGTGGGCGCCCCGCATCCTCGAGAAGTTGAAAAAAGTCCCGGAACTCCGCGACGTCGCCTCCGACCAGGAAGCGGCCGCCCCCGCGCTCGACATCGAGATCGACCGCGAGGCGGCATCCCGCTTCGGCATCGAGACACGCGACATCAACAACACGCTCTACAATGCCTTCGGAGAACGGCAGATCACCCAGTTCTACACCCAGGTCAGCCAGTACAAGGTCATCATCGAGGTGCCGCCGGAGCTGCAGGAAGACCCCTCCACCTTCGACAGGATCTTCGTCAAGTCCCCGGTCACCAACGGCCAGGTCCCCCTCTCATCCCTGATCAAGTTCAACACGGACTCCGCGAAGCCGCTCACCGTGAACCACCTCGGCCAGTACCCGGCGGTCACCATTTCCTTCAACCTCGCTCCCGGCAAGGCCCTGGGGGATGCCGTCACCGCCGTGGAGCGGGCCACCGCGGAAATGGGGGTCCCCCCCAGCCTCACCGGCACCTTCCAGGGGGCGGCGCAGGCATTCCAGTCCTCCCTGCGCACCCAGCCCTACCTCATCCTGGCGGCCATCATCGCCATCTACATCATCCTCGGCATGCTCTATGAGAGCTTCATCCACCCGCTGACCATCCTCTCCACCCTGCCATCCGCGGGTCTGGGCGCCCTCCTCACCCTGTGGGCCTTCGGCCACGACGTCGGCGTCATCGCCATCATCGGCATCCTCCTGCTCATCGGCATCGTCAAAAAGAACGCCATCATGATGATCGACTTCGCCATCGAGGCGGAACGGGACCGCGGCATGCCCCCGGACGAGGCCATCTTCGAAGCCTGCATCAAACGCTTCCGCCCCATCATGATGACCACCATCGCCGCGATGATCGGCGGCATCCCGCTGGCCCTCGGCCACGGTGACGGCTCGGAGCTGCGCCAACCGCTGGGCTACGCCATCGTCGGCGGCCTCATCCTCAGCCAGGCGCTCACCCTCTTCACCACCCCCGTCGTCTATCTGTTCTTCGACCGCCTGGTGCAGCGGAAGAAAGCCGGGCGGGAGCAACGCAAGGCGCTCCCCGCTCCGGAGGCGGAACCCGCCTGA
- a CDS encoding efflux RND transporter periplasmic adaptor subunit, with protein sequence MKKRWIILLLLLAGIAAAAVWKKSSPAKGTAAAGKPAAPRAAAVVVGKVRRGDVPIWFTGIGNVQASNTVTVRPRVGGALEKIHFTEGALVKEGDVIAEIDPRPYAAALAQAEAKKVQDEATLANARLEETRFAGLLANDAVSKQQADQAAAAVSQLEALVKADDAAIDAAKLDLEFTKVRAPITGTTGIRLVDAGNLVTANQTTGLVVITAVQPINVIFTLPQKNLSALSAATRGGTPKPRVEAVGDDGKTLGEGSLELIDNQIDTTTGTLKLKAGFPNADLALWPGQFVTARILVETRRDVLLVPTEAIQPGIDGRFCYVVKEDGTVEPRVVKAGISHGQDTVIEEGLIAGDTIVTTGQSKLSPGMKVAPKEAKAP encoded by the coding sequence ATGAAAAAGCGCTGGATCATCCTTCTCCTTCTTTTGGCGGGCATCGCCGCCGCCGCCGTGTGGAAAAAATCCTCACCGGCCAAAGGGACGGCCGCCGCCGGAAAGCCGGCCGCGCCCCGTGCCGCCGCCGTGGTCGTGGGCAAGGTCCGCCGCGGGGATGTCCCCATCTGGTTCACCGGCATCGGCAACGTCCAGGCCTCCAACACCGTCACCGTCAGGCCCCGCGTCGGCGGCGCGCTGGAGAAGATCCACTTCACCGAAGGCGCCCTCGTCAAGGAGGGCGACGTCATCGCCGAGATCGACCCCCGGCCGTATGCCGCCGCGCTCGCCCAGGCGGAGGCGAAGAAAGTCCAGGACGAGGCCACGCTGGCCAACGCACGGCTGGAGGAAACCCGCTTCGCCGGACTCCTGGCGAACGACGCCGTCAGCAAGCAGCAGGCGGACCAGGCCGCCGCCGCCGTCTCCCAGCTCGAGGCGCTGGTGAAGGCGGACGACGCCGCCATCGACGCCGCGAAGCTCGACCTCGAATTCACCAAGGTCCGCGCCCCCATCACCGGGACCACGGGCATCCGCCTGGTGGACGCGGGCAACCTCGTCACCGCCAACCAGACGACCGGCCTCGTGGTCATCACCGCCGTCCAGCCCATCAACGTCATCTTCACCCTGCCCCAGAAAAACCTCTCCGCCCTCTCCGCCGCCACCCGAGGCGGCACCCCGAAACCCAGGGTCGAGGCCGTCGGCGATGACGGGAAGACGCTGGGAGAAGGCTCCCTCGAGCTCATCGACAACCAGATCGACACCACCACCGGCACGCTCAAGCTCAAGGCGGGCTTTCCCAATGCGGATCTCGCGCTGTGGCCCGGACAGTTCGTGACCGCGCGCATCCTGGTCGAAACCCGCCGGGACGTGCTCCTCGTCCCCACGGAGGCCATCCAGCCCGGCATCGACGGACGGTTCTGCTACGTGGTCAAGGAGGATGGCACCGTCGAGCCGCGCGTGGTGAAGGCCGGCATCTCCCACGGACAGGACACCGTGATCGAGGAAGGCCTCATCGCGGGGGACACCATCGTCACCACCGGCCAGTCGAAGCTGAGTCCGGGGATGAAAGTGGCACCCAAGGAAGCCAAAGCGCCATGA
- a CDS encoding ATP-binding protein: MRSLTGQWIALTLVALAASQILFYHIYRAEQARTLLELRRDEFLARAAAVARLVDTVEPALHPEILRATNTGVVRFWMTGSGPGEMLAWQAEAGARLLESTRPPEASLLPPQPRARWEVPAGENRFASPEARMTVLKAWNGFGLVVPVKEGVWLNAVYAKPGAVSGPPWYHYLSLAITAVMLTLVSVLLVRRLARPLRRLADSAERVGRGEEVPPLPEEGADDVRHLTVAFNRMQSRLRRFVEDRTRMVAAISHDLRTPITSMRLRAEFIDDEETRTKMISTLDEMKAMAESTLAFAREEAVTEETRPTDINALLGSLCADLSEIGWKVEFREGGRTVWRCRPEALRRAFRNVIENAVRYGGSARVGFGVSPEGLEITVEDDGAGIPADQRERVFDPFVRLEDSRNRGTGGAGLGLSIARSIIRSHGGEITLVDGPPFRVGVTLPRD; encoded by the coding sequence ATGCGGAGCCTGACGGGCCAGTGGATCGCGCTGACGCTGGTGGCGCTGGCGGCCTCGCAGATCCTTTTCTACCATATCTATCGTGCGGAGCAGGCGCGGACGTTGCTGGAGCTGCGGCGGGATGAGTTCCTGGCGCGGGCGGCGGCGGTGGCGCGGCTGGTGGACACGGTGGAACCCGCGCTCCACCCGGAGATCCTGCGGGCGACGAACACGGGCGTGGTCAGGTTCTGGATGACGGGCAGCGGCCCGGGGGAGATGCTGGCGTGGCAGGCGGAGGCGGGAGCGCGGCTGCTGGAGTCCACCCGCCCGCCGGAGGCGTCCCTGCTGCCACCGCAGCCGCGCGCGCGGTGGGAGGTGCCCGCGGGGGAGAACCGCTTCGCCTCGCCGGAAGCGAGAATGACGGTGCTGAAGGCGTGGAACGGATTCGGACTGGTGGTGCCGGTGAAGGAAGGGGTGTGGCTCAACGCGGTGTATGCGAAGCCCGGCGCGGTGTCCGGCCCGCCGTGGTACCACTACCTTTCCCTGGCCATCACGGCGGTGATGCTGACGCTCGTCTCCGTGCTGCTGGTGCGCCGTCTGGCCCGGCCGCTGCGGCGGCTGGCGGACTCCGCGGAACGCGTGGGGCGCGGTGAGGAGGTGCCGCCGCTGCCGGAGGAGGGCGCGGATGACGTGCGGCACCTGACCGTCGCCTTCAACCGCATGCAGTCGCGCCTGCGCCGCTTCGTGGAGGACCGGACGCGCATGGTCGCGGCCATCAGCCATGACCTGCGCACGCCCATCACCTCCATGCGCCTGCGCGCGGAGTTCATCGATGACGAGGAGACGCGCACGAAGATGATCTCCACGCTGGACGAGATGAAGGCGATGGCGGAGTCCACCCTGGCCTTTGCCCGGGAGGAGGCGGTGACGGAGGAAACCCGCCCGACGGACATCAACGCGCTGCTGGGCAGCCTGTGCGCGGACCTTTCCGAGATCGGCTGGAAGGTGGAGTTCCGCGAGGGAGGGCGCACCGTCTGGCGCTGCCGCCCGGAGGCCCTGCGGCGCGCGTTCCGGAACGTGATCGAGAACGCGGTCCGCTACGGTGGATCGGCACGGGTGGGATTCGGCGTGTCGCCGGAAGGCCTGGAGATCACGGTGGAGGATGACGGCGCGGGCATCCCCGCGGACCAGCGGGAGCGCGTGTTCGATCCGTTCGTGCGGCTGGAGGATTCACGGAACCGCGGGACGGGTGGCGCGGGCCTGGGCCTCTCCATCGCGCGGTCCATCATCCGGAGCCATGGTGGGGAGATCACCCTGGTGGACGGCCCGCCGTTCCGGGTGGGGGTGACTTTGCCGAGGGATTGA
- a CDS encoding response regulator, which produces MEMIPHIAVVDDHQEIRELVARYLGQHGYRVTVAPNAAEFRRLLAEESFDLAVLDIMMPGEDGLSLCRDLRANSRLPVIFLTAMAEDADRIVGLEIGGDDYLVKPFNPRELLARIRAVLRRSQAEPGVLEGGGKVRFDGKVLDLSRQEVTGEDGVAVPLSSAEFRLLSVFLEHPGKVLGRDELLDLTSGREAEVWDRSIDNQVSRLRKKIEDDPKAPGLIKTHWGDGYCFTGKVVRL; this is translated from the coding sequence ATGGAAATGATCCCGCACATCGCCGTGGTGGATGACCACCAGGAGATCCGCGAGCTGGTGGCGCGCTATCTGGGGCAGCACGGCTACCGGGTGACCGTCGCGCCGAACGCGGCGGAGTTCCGCAGGCTGCTGGCGGAGGAGTCCTTCGACCTGGCGGTGCTGGACATCATGATGCCCGGTGAGGACGGGCTGTCGCTGTGCCGTGACCTGCGCGCGAACTCCAGGCTGCCGGTGATTTTCCTGACGGCGATGGCGGAGGACGCCGACCGCATCGTGGGGCTGGAGATCGGCGGGGATGACTATCTGGTGAAGCCGTTCAACCCGCGGGAACTGCTGGCGCGCATCCGCGCGGTGCTGCGGCGGTCGCAGGCGGAGCCGGGCGTGCTGGAGGGTGGGGGGAAGGTGCGCTTCGACGGCAAGGTGCTGGACCTTTCCCGGCAGGAGGTGACGGGGGAGGACGGGGTGGCGGTGCCGCTCAGCTCCGCGGAGTTCCGGCTGCTGAGCGTGTTTCTGGAACACCCGGGGAAGGTGCTGGGCCGTGACGAGCTGCTGGACCTGACCAGCGGCCGGGAGGCGGAGGTATGGGACCGCAGCATCGACAACCAGGTGAGCCGCCTGCGGAAGAAGATCGAGGATGATCCGAAGGCCCCCGGGCTGATCAAGACGCACTGGGGGGACGGCTACTGCTTCACGGGCAAGGTGGTGCGGCTATGA
- a CDS encoding alpha/beta hydrolase-fold protein — MKSPIPFVRRFLFLSVLAAAAPALAEETDFTIGPDYTDAPETKVRPGVPTGEVHQFVMESKDSAIYPGIAKKQPGVVPYQRKVAVYVPAGHRPTKEMPFIIVQDGMGYKDLMTRVLDNMIAEKRLPAMVAVFISSGGGDSKGSQRGLEYDTVSGTYTRFIEQEVLPKISKDHKIRFTTNPEGRATMGGSSGGAAAFTMAWFHPELYRRVLTYSGTYVDQQFPENPESPNGAWEYHEKLIPAAERKPLRVWLEVSEKDNGWDKEEKTHHNWVLANQRMAAALKAKGYACRYVFAANAGHVDRKVTRQTLPAALEWLWQGYPGTR; from the coding sequence GTGAAAAGCCCCATCCCTTTTGTCCGCCGGTTTCTTTTCCTTTCGGTGCTTGCCGCCGCGGCACCGGCCCTCGCGGAGGAGACGGACTTCACCATCGGCCCGGACTACACGGACGCCCCGGAGACCAAGGTCCGGCCCGGCGTCCCCACCGGGGAGGTCCACCAGTTCGTGATGGAATCGAAGGACAGCGCCATCTACCCCGGCATCGCGAAGAAGCAGCCCGGCGTGGTGCCCTACCAGCGGAAAGTCGCCGTCTATGTCCCGGCGGGCCACCGCCCCACCAAGGAGATGCCCTTCATCATCGTCCAGGATGGCATGGGCTACAAGGACCTGATGACGCGCGTCCTCGACAACATGATCGCGGAAAAGCGGCTGCCCGCCATGGTCGCCGTCTTCATCAGCTCCGGCGGCGGCGATTCAAAGGGCAGCCAGCGCGGGCTGGAGTACGACACCGTCAGCGGCACCTACACCCGCTTCATCGAGCAGGAGGTCCTGCCGAAGATCAGCAAGGACCACAAAATCCGCTTCACCACCAACCCGGAAGGCCGCGCGACCATGGGCGGCAGTTCCGGCGGGGCCGCCGCCTTCACCATGGCGTGGTTCCACCCGGAACTCTACCGCCGCGTCCTCACCTACTCCGGCACCTACGTGGACCAGCAGTTCCCGGAGAACCCGGAGTCCCCCAACGGCGCGTGGGAGTATCATGAAAAGCTCATCCCCGCCGCCGAACGGAAACCCCTCCGGGTCTGGCTGGAAGTCAGCGAAAAGGACAACGGCTGGGACAAGGAGGAAAAGACCCACCACAACTGGGTGCTGGCCAACCAGCGCATGGCCGCCGCCCTGAAGGCGAAGGGCTATGCCTGCCGCTACGTCTTCGCCGCAAATGCGGGCCATGTGGACCGCAAGGTGACCCGCCAGACCCTGCCCGCCGCCCTGGAATGGCTCTGGCAGGGCTATCCCGGCACCCGCTGA